From a single Candidatus Methylomirabilota bacterium genomic region:
- a CDS encoding CopD family protein has product MSGAAAVLRWVHLLAALVLVGVFALSVLAGRPRHPTARAWERRMLDLARVAGLVALVTAVGLLALNAAYVAGRPGAALDPVAWGRVLGATQYGAVWLLRTGVLLLLTALLWAREREDSTADWAALRGESWLLAAAGAGALAWAGHAAAVEADGGAALGADLLHLVAAGAWLGALGPLHLLLRAASSPGGADARPYAVLAARRFSKIALLAMLVLVATGLWNAWEQLGDIPSLLGTRYGWLLLLKITLLVPILALAAVNRSRLVPALPGDAETVGRPAMARLARFVAAEWMLALAILVVVAVLGATPPGKHDAPWWPLSFRLSWDAAAALPGVRTRVLIGGQIAVVGVLGLIVAVLLARARALAALAGVALVTIGLWVALPPLSVDAYPTTYRRTTVPYQVSSIAHGEALYRSHCVLCHGPAGWGDGPAGAGLPKKPADLTAPHTAQHTAGDMYWWLTHGIPAAGMPAFGAVLGEDDRWDLINYIRGLASGEQGRMLSATIEPNRPRIGAPDAAFAVGPAPSRTLKDFRGVKTLLLVLYSLPGSAPRMATLARAYETLQALGTEVIAVPLQRGEAPIARLGGNPPVYYPVVTEGAEEIAQAYGLFRRNLSPEGMKPDPSMPAHMEFLIDRAGYLRARWIAGEPGASWAEIPTLMAEIQALNRETPAPPPAEHVH; this is encoded by the coding sequence GTGAGCGGGGCGGCTGCCGTCCTGCGCTGGGTCCATCTCCTCGCCGCGCTCGTCCTCGTCGGGGTCTTCGCGCTGTCCGTCCTGGCCGGTCGGCCGCGCCATCCGACCGCGCGCGCGTGGGAGCGGCGCATGCTGGACTTGGCGCGCGTCGCCGGGCTCGTCGCCCTCGTCACCGCGGTGGGGCTGCTGGCGCTGAACGCCGCCTACGTCGCCGGGCGGCCCGGCGCCGCGCTCGATCCCGTCGCCTGGGGACGCGTGCTCGGCGCCACCCAGTACGGCGCAGTGTGGCTGCTGCGCACCGGTGTCCTCCTGCTGCTCACCGCGCTGCTCTGGGCGCGCGAGCGCGAGGACTCCACCGCCGACTGGGCCGCCCTGCGCGGCGAGAGCTGGCTGCTCGCGGCCGCCGGTGCCGGGGCGCTGGCCTGGGCCGGCCACGCGGCCGCGGTCGAAGCCGATGGCGGCGCCGCGCTCGGCGCCGATCTCTTGCACCTCGTGGCCGCGGGCGCGTGGCTGGGCGCGCTCGGCCCGCTGCATCTCCTGCTCCGCGCCGCCTCAAGTCCCGGGGGCGCGGACGCGCGGCCCTACGCGGTGCTGGCGGCGCGGCGCTTCTCAAAGATCGCCCTCCTCGCCATGCTCGTCCTCGTCGCCACGGGACTCTGGAACGCATGGGAGCAGCTCGGCGACATCCCGTCGCTGCTCGGCACCCGCTACGGCTGGCTGCTCCTCCTGAAGATCACGCTGCTGGTGCCGATCCTCGCGCTCGCCGCGGTGAACCGGAGCCGGCTGGTCCCCGCCCTGCCCGGCGACGCCGAGACGGTGGGCCGTCCCGCCATGGCGCGGCTCGCGCGCTTCGTGGCCGCGGAATGGATGCTGGCGCTCGCCATCCTCGTGGTGGTGGCGGTGCTGGGCGCGACGCCGCCGGGCAAGCACGACGCGCCGTGGTGGCCGCTCTCGTTCCGCCTGTCCTGGGACGCCGCCGCCGCGCTCCCCGGCGTGCGGACGCGCGTCTTGATCGGCGGCCAGATCGCGGTCGTGGGCGTGCTGGGGCTGATCGTCGCGGTGCTGCTCGCCCGCGCGCGCGCCCTCGCCGCGCTGGCCGGCGTCGCCCTCGTCACGATCGGACTCTGGGTCGCGCTGCCGCCGCTGTCCGTCGACGCCTATCCCACGACGTATCGCCGCACCACCGTGCCGTACCAGGTCTCGTCGATCGCGCACGGCGAAGCCCTCTATCGGAGCCACTGCGTGCTCTGCCACGGACCTGCCGGCTGGGGCGACGGGCCGGCCGGCGCGGGGCTCCCGAAGAAGCCAGCCGACCTCACCGCGCCCCACACCGCCCAGCACACTGCGGGCGACATGTACTGGTGGCTCACCCACGGGATCCCCGCCGCCGGCATGCCCGCCTTCGGCGCGGTGCTCGGAGAGGACGATCGCTGGGACCTGATCAACTACATCCGCGGTCTCGCGAGTGGCGAGCAGGGCCGCATGCTGAGCGCGACGATCGAGCCGAATCGCCCGCGCATCGGCGCGCCGGACGCCGCGTTCGCCGTGGGACCGGCTCCCTCGCGAACTCTCAAGGACTTTCGAGGGGTGAAGACGTTACTCCTCGTTCTTTATAGCCTTCCCGGCTCAGCGCCGAGGATGGCGACGCTGGCCCGCGCCTACGAGACGCTCCAGGCGCTGGGCACCGAGGTGATCGCGGTGCCGCTGCAGCGGGGCGAGGCGCCGATCGCTCGGCTGGGCGGAAATCCCCCTGTCTACTACCCCGTCGTGACCGAGGGCGCGGAAGAGATCGCGCAGGCCTATGGGCTCTTCCGGCGTAACCTCTCGCCCGAGGGAATGAAGCCGGACCCGTCCATGCCCGCCCACATGGAATTCCTCATCGATCGCGCCGGCTACCTGCGCGCGCGCTGGATCGCCGGCGAGCCGGGCGCCTCCTGGGCGGAGATCCCCACGCTGATGGCCGAGATCCAGGCGCTGAATCGCGAGACGCCGGCCCCGCCGCCCGCGGAGCACGTCCACTAG
- a CDS encoding HAD-IA family hydrolase, whose amino-acid sequence MATACPRPRAALFDAGNTLIRMDYGAIAAALSAYGVVVDPGTVEDAELRARVRLDPYLAPGASTESVGTHDRYLRYVLEHLGVTAAATVEAMEGWRRGYNAPTGLWILADPAAAPALARAKAAGLVVGVISNSNGMVSRTLESVGLGTWIDFVIDSSVVGVEKPDPRIFSMAVERAGVAPGEAAYVGDLYSVDVLGARAAGLQGVLIDPRGYWGPRDCPRARDAAHAVRLLLGDA is encoded by the coding sequence ATGGCCACCGCTTGCCCTCGCCCGCGCGCGGCGCTGTTCGACGCCGGGAACACGCTGATCCGGATGGACTACGGCGCCATTGCCGCCGCCCTCTCCGCCTACGGCGTGGTCGTGGATCCAGGCACGGTCGAGGACGCCGAGCTGCGCGCCCGCGTCCGCCTCGACCCGTATCTGGCGCCCGGTGCCTCGACGGAGAGCGTCGGCACCCACGACCGCTACCTCCGCTATGTGCTCGAGCATCTCGGGGTCACCGCCGCCGCCACGGTGGAGGCGATGGAAGGCTGGCGTCGCGGTTACAACGCGCCCACCGGCCTCTGGATCCTCGCCGACCCCGCCGCCGCGCCGGCGCTCGCGCGCGCGAAGGCGGCGGGGCTCGTCGTGGGCGTGATCTCGAACTCGAACGGCATGGTGTCGCGCACGCTCGAGTCGGTGGGGCTCGGGACCTGGATCGATTTCGTGATCGACTCGTCGGTAGTGGGTGTGGAGAAGCCCGATCCACGCATCTTCTCGATGGCGGTGGAGCGCGCGGGGGTCGCGCCCGGCGAGGCCGCCTACGTGGGCGATCTCTACTCGGTGGACGTGCTCGGCGCCCGGGCGGCTGGGCTCCAGGGCGTGCTCATCGACCCGCGCGGCTACTGGGGCCCGCGCGACTGTCCCCGCGCTCGCGATGCCGCGCACGCGGTGCGACTGCTCCTCGGGGACGCCTGA
- a CDS encoding copper-binding protein — MRLWRVVLLLNLALGLGLLMGFLAWGRPLGEARRELAELRGQAVTPGVERVFRARGVVRAIVPEINVIVLSHEDIAGFMPPMTMGFRAQDPKLYDGVKVGDVLAFTLRGVPPNVVITELRKEGTL; from the coding sequence ATGCGGCTCTGGCGCGTGGTGCTCCTGCTGAACCTGGCCCTCGGCCTGGGCCTGCTCATGGGCTTTCTCGCGTGGGGGCGACCGCTGGGCGAGGCGCGCCGCGAGCTGGCCGAGCTGCGCGGCCAGGCGGTGACGCCCGGCGTGGAGCGCGTCTTCCGCGCGCGCGGCGTCGTGCGCGCCATCGTGCCCGAGATCAACGTGATCGTGCTCTCCCACGAGGACATCGCGGGCTTCATGCCGCCCATGACCATGGGCTTCCGCGCCCAGGACCCGAAGCTCTACGACGGCGTCAAGGTCGGCGACGTGCTGGCGTTCACGCTGCGGGGCGTCCCGCCCAACGTGGTCATCACCGAGCTTCGCAAGGAGGGCACGCTCTGA
- a CDS encoding rhodanese-like domain-containing protein, with amino-acid sequence MLALLVLLGGLVASARAGHTPGAAFPTLRSDAVKRLLDVKEPVVLVDMRKPAEYRAGHLPGAISLPMADLARRYREIPKAARVVLYCQCPLEEMGGVYSFLSDLGYKNHVVLEDGFDGWYRSQYPLVK; translated from the coding sequence GTGCTCGCGCTACTCGTTCTGCTCGGTGGTCTCGTCGCTTCCGCGCGCGCGGGCCACACGCCGGGCGCCGCCTTCCCCACCCTCCGCTCCGACGCGGTGAAGCGGCTGCTCGACGTCAAGGAGCCCGTGGTGCTGGTGGACATGCGCAAGCCCGCCGAGTATCGGGCCGGCCACCTGCCCGGGGCCATCTCGCTGCCCATGGCCGACCTGGCGCGCCGCTACCGCGAGATCCCGAAGGCGGCGCGCGTGGTCCTCTACTGCCAGTGCCCGCTCGAGGAGATGGGCGGCGTCTACAGCTTCCTCTCGGACCTCGGCTACAAGAATCACGTGGTGCTGGAGGACGGGTTCGACGGCTGGTACCGGAGCCAGTACCCGCTGGTCAAATGA